tgtttgttttgtattttgtgatttaaacacaaaggaggaatgtttttgtattttattgtattagtTGATATGATTTCATTCGCAGTTattgtatttcacatttaaataaatacgaATAGATCTACgtttattaaagaaaatactACCCACTAAGTACTTATGCATTACCATCtagaaatattaatatctttAGCTACATTTTCGTTTTAATTGTGATAAATTAATAACACGTTGTTGTAAAGAAAAATCAATTttcttaaacacacatttatgatATGATTTACATTTTGCTCAATGTTAATTTTTACAACAAATTAGTTCCTATTCATCCACATGTACATATAGATATCTAGCTATGCATACATATGTACTGACATATAAAtctacatacatttatttcatctaTAAAATGAAGAACCTAATTTATcctcacatttaaataaatacgaATAGATCTACctttattaaagaaaatactACCCACAAAGTACTTATGCATTACCATCtagaaatattaatatctttGACTACATTTTCGTttttattgtgataaattaATAACACGTTGTTATAAAGATAAATCCATTttcttaaacacacatttatgatATGATTTACATATTGCTCAATGTAAATTTTACAACAAATTCATCCCTCATCCACATGTACATATAGATATCTAGCTATGCatacatacactaccgttcaaaagtttggggtcacttagaaatttccttatttttcaaagaaaagcactgtttttttcaatgaagataacattaaattaatcagaaatacactctatacattgttaatgtggtaaatgactattctaggtggaaacgtctggtttttaatgaaatatctacataggtgtatagaggcccatttccagctactatcactccagtgttctaatggtacattgtgtttgctaatcgccttagaagactaatggatgattagaaaacccttgaaaacccttgtgcaatgatgttagcacagctgaaaactgttttgctggtgagagaagctataaaactggccttcctttgagctagttgagtatctggagcatcacatgtgtgggttcgattatactctcaaaatggccagaaaaagagaactttcatgtgaaactcaccagtctattcttgttcttagaaatgaaggctattccatgcgagaaattgcgaagaaactgaaaatttcctacaacggtgtgtactactcccgtcagagaacagcacaaacgggctctaaccagagtagaaagagaagtgggaggccccggtgcacaactcagcaagaagacaagtatattagagtctctagtttgagaaatagacgcctcacaggtcctcaactggcagcttctttaaatggtacccgcaaaacgccagtgtcaacgtctacagtgaagaggcgactccgggatgctggccttctaggcagagtggcaaagaaaaagccatatctgagactggccaataaaaagaaaagattgatatgggcaaaagaacacagacattggacagaggaagattggaaaaaagtgttatggacagacgaatcaaagtttgaggtgtttggatcacacagaagaacatttgtgagacgcagaacaggtgaaaagatgctggaagattgcctgacgccatctgtcaagcatggtggaggtaatgtgatggtctggggctgctttggtgctggtaaagtgggagatttgtacaaggtaaaagggattttaaataaggaaggctatcactccattttgcaacgccatgccataccctgtggacagcgcttgattggagacaatttcctcctacaacaggacaatgacccaaagcacacctccaaattatgcaagaactatttagggaagaagcaggcagctggtatgctgtctgtaatggagtggccagcgcagtcaccagatctcaaccccattgagctgttgtgggagcagcttgaccgtatggtacgcaagaagtgcccatcaagccaatccaacttgtgggaggggcttcaggaagcggggggtgaaatttctacagattacctcaacaaattaacagctagaatgccaaaggtctgcaatgctgtaattgctgcaaatggagcattctttgacgaaagcaaagtttgaagaacaaaattaatatttcaaataaaaatcattatttctaaccttgtcaatgtcttgactatattttctattcattttgaactcatgtgataaataaaagtgtgagttttcatggaaaacacgaaattgtctgggtgaccccaaacttttgaacggtagtgtatgttcTCACATATAAATCTACATACTTTTTTTCATCTATAAAATAAAGAACCTAATTTATCCTCTTTGTCATATTACAATTTTCTAAATCAAGGACGAAcctctttaatattttaatcattttatgaTTGAATATTATTCAGGGTGATAATTCAAGATTCTGCCATTTCATAATTAACAATGTTAATCACTCTGTATAATTACTGAGCTCTTATACAATGCACTTACAAATGCAGATTTCTCTTTATTTgctgcttgttttattttgtgtttttcacccAAAGAAACTTAAATATTTCAACGGTTTTACATAATGTTCCACTAACATTGTCAAATCTGTCACAACTTGTAAAAGCAAATTTCATGTTTCatccacaaaacacagaatatcATTAAAACAAACTCCATTTCCATGTTTccatatatttctttattatataCAGCATAGATTAAATTGGCAATTGTGTAGATGTGGTGATCAACTTAGCAAGCGTTCTGCCTTCATCAGTGATTCGTAAAGTGTGCAGAGTTCATtcagtgaagcagcagagatCATTCTTCCCAGGGGCTCATGTCTGTGTCGATGGCCACACAGTTGTACGCAGCGTATCGCAGCTTCTCCTCACAAACCTTTGCACTGCAGGACAGAAGTTATCAGACAGTTATCCACTTCATAATGTCTCAGTGTCATATTGATGTAAAGTTTAAGATAACAGGGACTGGTACGTCATGAACACAGCAGTACACATTGTTATACCTGGGATAGTTGGGTAAATAAAGAGTGGAGGAACATGTGGAGGACTGTGGAAGTGCATCCGTCGTTTCAGAGCTGAatcaggaaacagaaaacatttaaaaatacataaactaGTAGCATAATGTTCCATGATACGTTTTATGAACAGATATCTTTATTGTTTGTGGTTTGGGATGTACGAGTGCTCACCCCTGCTTGTCAGGAAAGACGTAGATCGGCGCAGGAAGACGACTTCTACCAGTTACAAACCTCAGAAACCTGCTGCGATcctctgagaaaacaaaatatgaaaacacagtcagtcacacagtTCATCGTCCTCATCTCAACAGTGATGCAGAGACGTGCTGTATGTTTTTATCACAACAAATACACCAAGACAAATTACTTAATAGTTAAGAAGATATGTTGTTCAGGATATTCACTGCTGTGAAGCGTCAGCAAATAAACAACGAACTGACCATTGGTAAAGTTTGTCAGCGCTTCCCACAAGTACTGCACCCGGACGTCACTTTGTTCCAGGTCTTCATATCGTGCTGGTGGAGATAGAAACAACATCTTGTGTGATTAAACTTTGTCGTTGCCATTTCACCATGTTCCCAAAAGTCACATGGATTCATTACCGTCAGTAAAAGTCTCTGCAATGTATCGTGTTAACTCAATTGTTGGGTTACTTCACTCAAACAGACTAACAGACCGACATCCCTACAGATGTGTGATTAAATGAAACATCTGGACACTCACTGAGTCGTTTCAAGGCTTCCACAGTGATCTCTGGGTCTCCACACACTTTCTTTTCCGCCTCCTGCCAGGTGAGCAGGTCCAGCACTGCCTGAGGAACCACCTTCAGCAGCCCCGCCTGCATGGCTGCAATCTGCACCACACATGATGAATTAAGTCTAACCACATTCCAAGCTGCATTATATTTAAAGACAAAGTGTCACGCTACTGAAGTCTGACCTGCTTTTTGCTCTCGTCCAGCCGAGCTTTCTGCACCAGGCGGACGAACTCGCTGCGGTCCTCGTAGCGCACTGCCACGTTACTGCCACCAGGGATGAGCTCCACCATCTGGCCGTCGCTCTGCAGGGTGGTGTACACCAGCTCCTCCCCAAACCTGAACTCATACGTCTCTTGGTCCATGTTCTCCATGGCCTCCAGCAAGtttacctgcacacacacacacacacacacacacccatatttACCTTGAGACAACGACTCAACAAATAGGAAGTCAGTGCAGCAGATTAGTACCTTAGTGAGACGATGAAAGACAATGAAAattcacagaaatgtaaaaGGTAATCTGGTCTGCTGAGACACGgggttgattgattgactgtTCAGCAGCTGTAAATAATGTCCATGTCCTCACCAGAACAGAGTCTACAGCAGGGAAATCTTTAGTCCAGGTGATGGCTTCCCCAGTCAGCTGCTTCCACACCAGCCCAGGCAGAGCCAAGACCTGCAGGGTCACACACAACCAAGTAAGGAAAATCAAGTCTAAGCATTCATCCAATGCAAACAACCTGGAGTAGGTGGAGAGTGAGCATCACTCACCAAGAAATCCTTTCCTCTGAGAGCAGCTCCCATGAGCTGACCGATCCACTCGTACTTGTGGAACTCTTTACAGGATGGGTTGGGGACGTAATAATCTTTGGCTTCTAAGGCGCCCTGAGGGAGCAGCAAAGGAAAGTTTAAGAAAGAAGCCACATCCAGTCTGAATCCTGACACTGTGCGGGCAGTGATGATTACCTGGTTGGATGTGCGGCAGAAGAATGGCAGAGGCATTGGACACTCGGCTGAGCTGGGGCAGAGCTCCTCAGACATGTCGGCCAGGCTGTCTCTAAATCCACCTCCCTGGTCAATGATTCCCTCTGCGATGAACTTACACTCCCACCACTGGTCGTAGCGAGCCGGCCACCTGACAGATACAACAGGAAAGATTGaagatttacattttattgttctcAACAgactgacattttcagaaaagaaaaatctgtagGGATCTACAAATACAAACCTATAATCCAAGATCTTCTCAAATTTGTCCGATGGCTTGAGGCCTTCATACACCTGCAaggaaataaattataataacgGTGTTATTACAtcacacagacatttaaatgaacaaacaacGTGATGGAAATGATCCATTGCACCAAacacttatttatatttatccaTCTCAGTGTTTATGAGCAAAATATTAAGTTTCACTTTTCAGGTCAACAGTGTCTGAGTCTAGTTGTTACCTGAATGAACACAGCACTCTTGGAGGTGGGGTCCAGAGACGGGTTGTCTCTGTGCTCCATGGCCAGACGTCTGTTGATGTAGAGTCGGGGCATGAAGTTTGGTTTACTGGTCTCAGAGTCCTTCAGGGACTGAGTGATGAGAGCTGAGCGACGCTTCGACAGCAGCAGGAACTGCTTTATACTCTAGAGGGcgacagagaggacacaggtTTAAAAACCTTGTTGGAAGCTTATAAACTGAAGGAACATGATTTAGTTCCATTGAACTGTATATGGAGAAGATGACAATAAGTTCTACTTTGACTTTCAGCCAATGATGTTCCAAAGAACTTTTAATTTCACATCCCTTTCAAACACTGTTTCACAGTCATTTAATAAAGGCCACCCAGGGTAAAATCTCTCTGTGTATTGATTAGAAATCTGGTGGAAAAGAACAGCTGTTTGGGGATTATTACTGCTTATGTATCAGCGActgtattgtatattttttaagtttcGAGAGAACTCACTTTGACATGGTTAAAGGTTCCCAGGCTGTAGTCCCAAGCTGGCACCACGTGTGGGAGCACACTGTCCAGGAGGCAGATGAACCTGCAGAGTGAGACAGAACAGCAACAATCACAACTAACCTACAGATTTGCTTGttgcttgaataaaaaaaaaaatctataaaatgtctaaaaccaTCGTGACGTGAACTGCACATATTTTTTCTGAGCCTTGCATACACTGACAATATGATGAACGTGGACCTACCTCTGGATGACTAATGCTCTGCGGTACAGGACGTCGGGCACGGTGCCCTGCAGACGGGGGTAGCGCACCAGGTTAGAGGACTGGAAAACATCAGCGTTCAAACCCAAGTCCCTCTCACACGACGACTTGATCTTTAAGCCTCGGATCCGGACGTCTATTCCCTCGTCTTTAAAAGCAAAAGGGTTGAGAAAGACAGATTCAAATTCACAAGTGTTAAGATCACAGGAAGTATCTGTCTAAATATGTACAGACATGTAAAAAATGCATTACCTCTACATTCCTCAATTCGAATTTCAATGACAGGCAAGTGGGATGTCATGTCTTCCAGTACACACACTTCTCCTATCAGGTTActagaggcagagacagagcagaggttATATATCTACTCAAGCATGAGCTGTGAGATCTAAGGACCTTTTAGTGAAAGCTATTTTTAGTCTCACTCGTCTATGGTGACATCACTCATTTTCTTCAAgttgtctccctctcctccgaaCACCGTGCACCTCTTGGGCATGTAGTTGTCGTCTGTGGAGTCCACGGTCAATATCAGCttactggagagagagaagtgaagaagaaatgagaTGCCTCACTTGGCAAAGCAAGCAACACATCTGACAGGATTTCTTGGGGGATTATTATTAACAACATTACACTAAAGTTGGTTTGAATGTCTTTTGTTGCTCAGCGGCTTCTTACTTTACCACAGTGCCTCTCTTCATGTGCAGCCGGATCCAGTGTTGTCCCTGCACGCCGTCGCTCTCCCAGTAAGTTTCCGTGTCGCCATCAGTCAGACAGCTCGCTCCTCCACTGGGATCCTCCTATCAACACATACCAgggtgtttctgatcagttggGTTTTAataaggtgtttgtgtgtgaaacattGGGATTGACAGCTGCCTGAGACCAACAGGCTATGACTTAAATACACTTTGATTTATTCTAAGAACTTTGTCTTGAAAAATGTGAACAGCTGCAACATTTCAATcctaagaaaacaaaaaagccaGCAGCCCATTTGTGACTAACCGAGCATGAAGAAACATCGATGCTGGTCACACACTGCTTCACACTCCCCAGGttctcatcctccttccctATGTGGTCGTAGAAGTAGTGCACCAGGTCCTCGTCACATTCATATGACCAGGTGGGAGGAACATACCTTGAGGATTTGAGGGAAAGACatcacaacctgctgctgcagaaaaaccTCCCAACAGGTCTCCACACTTTCATTTGACTTCACACAAACGGTCTCACCTTAACTTCTGGACGGCGGCGTTGTCGCACTCAGCGATTTTGGGCTTGGCTCCGATGTAGAGCGCGTTCTCCACATCCACCACCTGCTCCCACCTGTTGCAGGGCTTGTGGTCGTAGccgaggagctgctgctgcctgctgacGGTCTCCGGTGACTCCACCGGCACCAGCCTGTCGCCTCCCTCCGTGTGTTTACACACCATGATCCAgccttcctccagctcctgacCTGGACggtgctcctccagctgctcctggaaACACAGATGGATCAATATGTCAACATGCGTTTCCACCCcccacattaataataatataatatatatatataatgaacaATCAGAAGACATGGGGCTTTATAAATTGCAGCATTTACCGGACGTTCTCCTAAAAATGCTTACACAAACAGACCTATATCTAAGTATCATTTACAGGGATTTACTTGTAATGTAGTATTTTATTGTGTAGTATTAGAACTTTTACCTAAGGAAATGAACGCAAAGCAATAACTACTACTgacttttattgtattttaagcACCGCACATCCTATTCTATTTGTACTAGTTTTgactgtatttcattttattctgtattttacatccACAGATGTGTGTTATGTTTTAGGGGGAGGGggttatgtgtttgtgttcttgttaTGTGTT
Above is a window of Hippoglossus hippoglossus isolate fHipHip1 chromosome 17, fHipHip1.pri, whole genome shotgun sequence DNA encoding:
- the hectd3 gene encoding E3 ubiquitin-protein ligase HECTD3; translation: MTLGDNPHLLLGRIRFLNRCIESFRRSEPVPECLCYVPREVCYKICKDSSATSGAASGASAGGSVAGKTLVPVFESPHLVPHSKRTCKYNIEPKKGTCIRTTGEEYCNSQGLWVKLSKEQLEEHRPGQELEEGWIMVCKHTEGGDRLVPVESPETVSRQQQLLGYDHKPCNRWEQVVDVENALYIGAKPKIAECDNAAVQKLRYVPPTWSYECDEDLVHYFYDHIGKEDENLGSVKQCVTSIDVSSCSEDPSGGASCLTDGDTETYWESDGVQGQHWIRLHMKRGTVVNKLILTVDSTDDNYMPKRCTVFGGEGDNLKKMSDVTIDDNLIGEVCVLEDMTSHLPVIEIRIEECRDEGIDVRIRGLKIKSSCERDLGLNADVFQSSNLVRYPRLQGTVPDVLYRRALVIQRFICLLDSVLPHVVPAWDYSLGTFNHVKSIKQFLLLSKRRSALITQSLKDSETSKPNFMPRLYINRRLAMEHRDNPSLDPTSKSAVFIQVYEGLKPSDKFEKILDYRWPARYDQWWECKFIAEGIIDQGGGFRDSLADMSEELCPSSAECPMPLPFFCRTSNQGALEAKDYYVPNPSCKEFHKYEWIGQLMGAALRGKDFLVLALPGLVWKQLTGEAITWTKDFPAVDSVLVNLLEAMENMDQETYEFRFGEELVYTTLQSDGQMVELIPGGSNVAVRYEDRSEFVRLVQKARLDESKKQIAAMQAGLLKVVPQAVLDLLTWQEAEKKVCGDPEITVEALKRLTRYEDLEQSDVRVQYLWEALTNFTNEDRSRFLRFVTGRSRLPAPIYVFPDKQGSETTDALPQSSTCSSTLYLPNYPSAKVCEEKLRYAAYNCVAIDTDMSPWEE